A genomic stretch from Bradyrhizobium quebecense includes:
- a CDS encoding NYN domain-containing protein translates to MPSELRSPRLAVLIDADNASARIADGLFEEIAKIGEASVRRIYGDFSNPRSKGWADILSKHAIIPQQQFAYTTGKNASDITLVIDAMDLLHSGRFDGFCLVSSDSDFTRLAARIREHGIDVFGFGEQKTPESFRQACRRFVYTENLRGGVTSNQDAAVRAQPLQPPDAATPILKKVIGQMASEDGWVTLGEVGRQLANLASDFDQRTYGFRTLSELVRRTNAFEIEQPKGGTTRIRIKQVAAPPPRRRTPRRRADQKPPE, encoded by the coding sequence ATGCCTTCCGAACTCCGTTCGCCCCGTCTGGCGGTCCTGATCGACGCCGACAATGCATCTGCAAGGATCGCCGATGGGCTGTTCGAGGAGATCGCCAAGATCGGCGAGGCCAGCGTACGCCGCATCTATGGCGACTTCTCCAATCCGAGGTCCAAGGGCTGGGCCGACATTCTGTCCAAGCACGCCATCATCCCGCAGCAGCAATTCGCCTATACGACCGGCAAGAATGCATCCGACATCACCCTGGTGATCGACGCGATGGACCTGCTGCACAGCGGCCGGTTCGATGGCTTTTGCCTGGTGTCGTCGGACAGCGATTTCACCCGGCTTGCCGCCCGCATCCGCGAGCACGGCATCGACGTGTTCGGGTTCGGCGAGCAGAAGACGCCGGAGAGTTTTCGGCAGGCCTGCCGCAGGTTCGTCTATACCGAGAATTTGCGCGGCGGGGTGACGAGCAATCAGGACGCCGCGGTACGCGCCCAGCCGTTGCAGCCGCCGGACGCCGCCACGCCCATCCTCAAGAAGGTGATCGGCCAGATGGCCAGCGAGGACGGCTGGGTGACGCTTGGCGAGGTCGGACGGCAGCTGGCCAATCTGGCGTCGGATTTCGATCAAAGGACGTACGGCTTCCGCACCCTGAGCGAGCTGGTGCGCAGGACGAATGCGTTCGAGATCGAACAGCCCAAGGGCGGGACGACGCGAATCCGCATCAAGCAGGTGGCTGCACCGCCGCCAAGACGGCGAACGCCAAGACGACGAGCCGATCAAAAGCCGCCGGAATGA
- a CDS encoding DUF1236 domain-containing protein, producing MNKRFAVSLVAAASLLASGSAFAQSTTAAGAANGARTGGEIAGPVGEIVGGTVGAAVGAGLEIPNAVITSIPRDEPSVVVRERVVVGEPLPDTVVLRPVPRYTEYRYAVVNDRRVIVEPRTRRVVKIID from the coding sequence ATGAACAAGCGTTTTGCCGTGTCCCTTGTCGCCGCTGCGTCGCTGCTCGCGTCCGGCTCGGCGTTCGCGCAGTCAACGACCGCGGCGGGCGCCGCGAACGGTGCGCGGACCGGTGGCGAGATCGCCGGTCCGGTTGGCGAGATCGTCGGCGGCACGGTTGGTGCTGCGGTCGGCGCCGGCCTCGAGATTCCGAACGCGGTGATCACGTCGATCCCGCGCGACGAGCCGTCGGTCGTGGTGCGCGAGCGCGTCGTGGTCGGCGAGCCGCTGCCCGACACCGTCGTGCTTCGTCCGGTGCCGCGCTACACCGAATATCGCTACGCGGTCGTCAATGATCGCCGCGTGATCGTCGAGCCGCGCACCCGCCGGGTCGTCAAGATCATCGACTAA
- a CDS encoding ketopantoate reductase family protein: MGRKIAIVGAGAVGGYAGAHMVQAGEDVTFIDPWPEHVAHMRKHGLRVTHAMDVPEFSVPVRALDVTDAQQLAKEKPVDIAFVCMKSYDTAWATMLIRQYLAADGYVVSLQNCMNEETIAGIVGWGKTLGCIASSITVNLPEPGHIHRGAGKGGAAHTVFRAGEVHGRITARAEEVCRLVGYSDSAKVTGNLWGERWSKLVANVIGNGLSACTGLAGGEVLQSEPLRRFSTRLGSEAIRVGQAQGYQLEEILHLPPETIARAGEGDEAAARACDEQRFKDAKRTSSAQRPSMGQDMQKGRRTEIEFLNGFVVREGQKLGLACNANAALTDIVKRVERGELAPDPRHITELRLN, encoded by the coding sequence ATGGGTCGGAAGATCGCGATCGTCGGCGCGGGTGCGGTCGGCGGCTATGCCGGAGCGCATATGGTGCAGGCGGGTGAGGACGTCACCTTCATCGATCCCTGGCCCGAGCATGTCGCGCACATGCGCAAGCACGGATTGCGCGTCACGCACGCGATGGATGTCCCCGAGTTCTCGGTGCCGGTGCGCGCGCTTGATGTCACCGACGCGCAGCAGCTGGCGAAAGAGAAGCCGGTCGACATCGCCTTCGTCTGCATGAAGTCCTACGACACGGCTTGGGCGACCATGCTGATCCGGCAATATCTGGCGGCTGACGGCTACGTCGTGTCGCTGCAGAACTGCATGAATGAGGAAACCATCGCCGGCATCGTCGGCTGGGGCAAGACGCTCGGCTGCATCGCGAGCAGCATCACCGTCAATCTGCCCGAGCCCGGCCATATCCACCGCGGCGCCGGCAAGGGTGGGGCGGCGCATACCGTGTTTCGCGCCGGCGAGGTGCATGGCCGTATCACCGCGCGGGCGGAGGAGGTTTGCCGGCTCGTCGGCTATTCCGACAGCGCCAAGGTGACTGGCAATCTCTGGGGCGAGCGCTGGTCCAAGCTCGTCGCCAACGTGATAGGCAACGGGCTCTCGGCCTGCACGGGCCTAGCCGGCGGCGAGGTGCTGCAAAGCGAACCGCTGCGCCGCTTCTCGACGCGGCTCGGCAGCGAGGCGATCCGCGTCGGCCAGGCGCAGGGCTATCAGCTGGAAGAGATCCTGCATCTGCCGCCGGAGACGATCGCGCGCGCCGGCGAGGGCGACGAGGCCGCGGCGCGCGCCTGCGACGAGCAGCGCTTCAAGGATGCCAAACGCACCTCATCGGCGCAGCGCCCCTCGATGGGCCAGGACATGCAGAAGGGCCGCCGCACCGAGATCGAATTCCTCAACGGCTTTGTGGTGCGCGAGGGCCAGAAGCTCGGCCTCGCCTGCAATGCCAACGCCGCGCTGACCGACATCGTCAAGCGCGTCGAGCGCGGCGAGCTTGCGCCGGATCCCCGGCACATCACCGAGTTGCGGCTGAATTGA
- a CDS encoding thiamine pyrophosphate-dependent enzyme: MTSTQARNTKVMNRFDLTQRLVAGLKDEAVIGGIGNTNFDLWAAGHRPQNFYMLGSMGLAFPIALGVALAQPKRRVFALEGDGSLLMQLGCLSTIATLAPKNLTMVVMDNGIYQITGAQPTPAAVHTDIVAVALASGIANSSWAADEDDFERLIEQSKQAAGPTLIGVRIDDKPGTGTTRRDPVQIRERFMHGMGVRQLL, translated from the coding sequence ATGACCAGCACACAAGCGCGCAACACCAAGGTGATGAACCGCTTCGATCTCACCCAGCGCCTCGTCGCCGGGCTGAAGGACGAGGCCGTGATCGGCGGCATCGGCAACACCAATTTCGATCTCTGGGCCGCCGGCCACCGCCCGCAGAACTTCTACATGCTGGGCAGCATGGGGCTGGCGTTCCCGATCGCGCTCGGCGTCGCACTGGCGCAGCCGAAGCGCCGCGTGTTCGCGCTGGAAGGCGACGGCTCGCTGCTGATGCAGCTCGGCTGTCTCTCGACCATCGCGACCTTGGCGCCGAAGAATCTCACCATGGTGGTGATGGACAACGGCATCTACCAGATCACGGGCGCGCAGCCGACGCCGGCGGCTGTTCATACCGACATCGTCGCGGTCGCGCTCGCCAGCGGGATCGCGAACAGCTCATGGGCCGCCGACGAGGACGATTTCGAGCGGCTGATCGAGCAGTCGAAACAGGCCGCCGGCCCGACCCTGATCGGCGTCCGCATCGACGACAAGCCCGGCACCGGCACCACCCGCCGTGACCCCGTGCAGATCCGCGAGCGATTCATGCACGGGATGGGAGTCAGGCAGCTGCTATAG
- a CDS encoding thiamine pyrophosphate-binding protein, translating to MAAAEQASSKDKAKEKSQDAATTWHGIVLQTLKRNEIKLVPYVPDRVLTTLIKDLHADPYFTTFPTAREEEAVGIVSGAWMAGTRGAVLMQTSGFATLANVLASLAVPYQIPLIMFVSERGTLGEFNYGQALVCRTMRPVLDSLAMEHHTITRLDELEFIADRSIKQAITTQAPVALILSPLLTGGKTFDK from the coding sequence ATGGCGGCCGCGGAACAAGCCTCGTCCAAGGATAAAGCCAAGGAAAAGTCCCAGGATGCGGCGACCACCTGGCACGGCATCGTGCTGCAGACGCTGAAGCGGAACGAGATCAAGCTGGTGCCCTATGTGCCCGACCGGGTGCTGACCACGCTGATCAAGGACCTGCACGCCGATCCGTATTTCACGACGTTTCCGACCGCGCGCGAGGAAGAGGCCGTCGGCATCGTCTCGGGCGCCTGGATGGCGGGCACGCGCGGCGCGGTGCTGATGCAGACCTCGGGCTTTGCCACGCTCGCCAACGTGCTGGCCTCGCTCGCGGTGCCCTACCAGATCCCGTTGATTATGTTCGTCTCCGAGCGCGGCACGCTCGGAGAGTTCAATTACGGCCAGGCGCTGGTCTGCCGCACCATGCGCCCGGTGCTGGATTCGCTGGCGATGGAACATCACACCATCACCCGGCTCGACGAGCTCGAATTCATCGCCGACCGCTCGATCAAGCAGGCGATCACCACCCAAGCGCCGGTGGCGCTGATCCTCTCGCCGCTGCTGACCGGCGGCAAGACCTTCGACAAGTGA
- a CDS encoding Bug family tripartite tricarboxylate transporter substrate binding protein, protein MAGWVWRTAIAAAATVVAGLASAQPYPAKAVHILVPYPPGGGVDVLTRTLAEAVSKAWTQSIVVENRPGAGGVIASQAIVSSAPDGYNLIMVASGHATNPFLYPKLPYDTFKDFSPISLLASSPNVLLVRADSPYKSVSDVIAEAKAKPGSLSFAHAGNGTSTHLAGELLNSLAKIDLNAIPYKGGAPAINDLLGGQIPMSFNNGPESVGQLQAGTVRALAVTTGSRAPFLPDVPSMSEAVPGYDTEVWWGLLGPGNMPADLVAKISHDFVAAVNMDAVKERLGKLGAIPIGSAPDQFAAKIKADYDKWGPIIKAAGMKAE, encoded by the coding sequence ATGGCCGGATGGGTCTGGCGGACCGCCATTGCGGCAGCGGCCACGGTCGTGGCCGGCCTTGCGTCCGCGCAGCCATACCCGGCAAAGGCCGTTCATATTCTCGTCCCATATCCGCCCGGCGGCGGCGTCGACGTGCTGACGCGGACGCTGGCCGAAGCCGTGTCGAAAGCCTGGACGCAGTCGATCGTGGTCGAGAACCGGCCGGGCGCCGGCGGGGTGATCGCCTCGCAGGCGATCGTGAGCTCCGCGCCCGATGGCTACAATCTGATCATGGTGGCGAGCGGCCACGCCACCAATCCGTTCCTCTATCCCAAGCTGCCGTACGACACGTTCAAGGATTTTTCGCCGATCTCGCTGCTGGCGTCATCGCCTAACGTGCTGCTGGTGCGCGCGGACTCGCCGTACAAGTCGGTCAGCGACGTCATCGCCGAGGCGAAGGCGAAACCCGGCAGCCTGTCGTTCGCCCATGCTGGCAACGGCACCTCGACCCATCTGGCCGGCGAGCTGCTCAACAGCCTCGCGAAGATCGATCTCAACGCCATCCCCTACAAGGGCGGCGCGCCCGCGATCAACGATCTGCTCGGTGGACAGATTCCGATGTCGTTCAACAACGGGCCGGAATCGGTCGGGCAGTTGCAGGCCGGCACGGTCCGCGCGCTGGCGGTGACGACGGGCTCGCGTGCGCCGTTCTTGCCGGACGTGCCCAGCATGTCGGAGGCCGTGCCGGGCTACGACACCGAGGTGTGGTGGGGCCTGCTCGGACCCGGCAACATGCCCGCCGATCTCGTCGCAAAGATCTCGCATGATTTCGTCGCGGCGGTGAATATGGATGCCGTGAAGGAGCGTCTCGGCAAGCTCGGCGCGATTCCGATCGGCTCAGCGCCGGACCAGTTCGCGGCCAAGATCAAGGCCGACTACGATAAATGGGGGCCGATCATCAAGGCCGCCGGCATGAAGGCGGAGTAG
- a CDS encoding amidohydrolase family protein, with the protein MAASEIPACLPPRPVTPPREKLPPKACDTHAHVFGPADRFPYAGDRSYTPPDAPLATYLGMLDALGFTRGVLVQGSAHGHDNSAMLDALQREPARLRGVAVADADVAAGTLRQWHVLGVRGLRFNHFFRGGQLHYRGGIPLGVAETHAGVMAELGWHLQLWIDVKDLPDTLPTLKALGLPIVVDHMGRTDAAAGINTAGFQSLLRAVGEGWCWAKLSGAHRLSRRAPDYPDARPFHEALVSANSEQLVWGGDWPHPRVEGEMPDAGHLLTLFQEWTPDAATRHRILVDNPARLYGFPN; encoded by the coding sequence ATGGCTGCGTCCGAGATCCCCGCCTGCCTGCCGCCGCGTCCGGTGACGCCGCCGCGAGAGAAGCTGCCGCCAAAGGCCTGCGATACGCATGCGCATGTATTCGGCCCGGCGGACCGCTTCCCCTATGCCGGCGATCGCAGCTACACGCCGCCGGACGCGCCGCTCGCGACCTATCTCGGCATGCTCGATGCGCTGGGTTTCACCCGCGGCGTGCTGGTGCAGGGCAGTGCGCATGGCCACGACAATTCGGCGATGCTGGATGCGTTGCAGCGCGAGCCGGCGCGGCTGCGCGGCGTCGCGGTGGCCGATGCCGATGTGGCGGCGGGCACGCTGCGGCAATGGCATGTGCTCGGCGTCCGCGGCTTGCGCTTCAACCATTTCTTCCGCGGCGGACAGTTGCACTATCGCGGCGGCATTCCGCTCGGCGTCGCCGAGACGCACGCGGGCGTGATGGCCGAACTCGGCTGGCATCTGCAGCTCTGGATCGACGTGAAGGATTTGCCTGACACGCTCCCGACACTGAAGGCGCTGGGCCTGCCGATCGTGGTCGACCACATGGGCCGCACGGATGCCGCCGCCGGGATCAACACCGCGGGCTTTCAGAGCCTGCTGCGCGCGGTCGGCGAGGGCTGGTGCTGGGCCAAGCTCTCGGGCGCGCATCGCCTGAGCCGGCGGGCGCCCGATTATCCGGACGCGCGGCCGTTCCACGAGGCGCTGGTATCAGCCAACTCCGAACAGCTGGTGTGGGGCGGCGACTGGCCGCATCCGCGCGTCGAGGGCGAAATGCCCGACGCCGGTCATCTGCTGACACTGTTCCAGGAATGGACGCCGGACGCCGCGACCCGCCACCGCATCCTCGTCGACAATCCCGCACGACTCTATGGCTTCCCAAACTGA
- the ilvD gene encoding dihydroxy-acid dehydratase, protein MPAYRSRTTTHGRNMAGARGLWRATGMKNEDFGKPIIAVVNSFTQFVPGHVHLQNLGQLVAREIEKAGGVAKEFNTIAVDDGIAMGHDGMLYSLPSRELIADSVEYMVNAHCADAMVCISNCDKITPGMLMATLRLNIPTVFVSGGPMESGKILLKGKKRAVDLIDAMVAAADSNVSDEEVEVIERSACPTCGSCSGMFTANSMNCLTEALGLALPGNGSVLATHADRKSLFVEAGHLIVDLARRYYEQDDAKVLPRNIANFKSFENAMTLDIAMGGSTNTVLHLLAAAREGEVPFTMADIDRLSRKVPVLCKVAPSVQDVHMEDVHHAGGIMAILGELDRARLLTTDGPTVHAATLDDALNRWDVVRTSSDKVRNFYRAAPGGVPTQEAFSQDRRFDDVDVDRAEGVIRNAEHAYSKDGGLAVLFGNLAEDGCIVKTAGVDQSILKFSGPARIFESQDASVEAILGNKVKAGDVVLIRYEGPRGGPGMQEMLYPTSYLKSKGLGKACALITDGRFSGGSSGLSIGHVSPEAAEGGLIGLVEEGDIIEFDIPNRKVNLKVDDAELKRRRAEMEAKGNAAWKPAAPRKRAVSTALKAYAAFASSAAKGAVRILPE, encoded by the coding sequence ATGCCCGCCTATCGCTCCCGCACAACCACCCACGGCCGCAACATGGCGGGTGCTCGCGGCCTGTGGCGCGCCACCGGCATGAAGAACGAGGATTTCGGCAAGCCGATCATCGCGGTGGTCAACTCCTTCACCCAGTTCGTACCCGGGCATGTGCATCTGCAGAACCTCGGCCAGCTCGTCGCGCGCGAGATCGAGAAGGCCGGCGGCGTCGCCAAGGAATTCAACACCATTGCGGTCGATGACGGCATCGCGATGGGCCATGACGGCATGCTCTACAGCCTCCCCTCGCGCGAATTGATCGCCGACAGCGTCGAATACATGGTCAACGCGCATTGCGCCGACGCGATGGTCTGTATCTCCAACTGCGACAAGATCACCCCCGGCATGCTGATGGCGACGCTGCGCCTCAACATCCCGACCGTGTTCGTCTCGGGCGGCCCGATGGAATCCGGCAAGATCCTGCTCAAGGGCAAGAAGCGGGCGGTCGACCTGATCGATGCGATGGTGGCCGCCGCCGACTCCAACGTGTCGGACGAAGAGGTCGAGGTGATCGAGCGCTCGGCCTGCCCGACCTGCGGCTCCTGCTCCGGCATGTTCACCGCGAATTCGATGAACTGCCTGACCGAGGCGCTCGGCCTCGCGCTGCCCGGCAACGGCTCGGTGCTGGCGACGCATGCCGACCGTAAGAGCCTGTTCGTTGAGGCCGGCCATCTGATCGTCGATCTCGCCCGCCGCTACTATGAGCAGGACGACGCCAAGGTGCTGCCGCGCAACATCGCGAACTTCAAGTCGTTCGAGAACGCGATGACGCTCGACATCGCGATGGGCGGCTCCACCAACACCGTGCTGCATCTGCTCGCCGCCGCGCGCGAGGGCGAGGTGCCGTTCACGATGGCCGATATCGACCGGCTGTCGCGCAAGGTCCCGGTGCTGTGCAAGGTGGCGCCGTCGGTGCAGGACGTCCACATGGAGGACGTGCATCACGCCGGCGGCATCATGGCGATCCTCGGCGAACTCGACCGCGCCAGGCTGCTCACGACCGACGGACCGACCGTGCATGCCGCGACGCTCGACGACGCGCTGAACCGCTGGGACGTGGTGCGGACATCAAGCGACAAGGTGCGCAACTTCTACCGCGCCGCGCCGGGCGGCGTGCCGACCCAGGAAGCCTTCAGCCAGGACCGCCGCTTCGACGACGTCGATGTCGATCGCGCCGAGGGCGTCATCCGCAACGCCGAGCACGCCTATTCCAAGGACGGCGGTCTCGCGGTGCTGTTCGGCAACCTCGCCGAGGACGGCTGCATCGTGAAGACCGCCGGCGTCGATCAGAGCATCCTGAAGTTCTCGGGCCCGGCCCGCATCTTCGAGAGCCAGGATGCTTCGGTCGAAGCCATCCTCGGCAACAAGGTCAAGGCCGGCGATGTCGTGCTGATCCGCTATGAAGGTCCGCGCGGCGGCCCGGGCATGCAGGAGATGCTCTATCCGACCAGCTATCTGAAGTCGAAGGGCCTCGGCAAGGCCTGCGCGCTGATCACCGACGGCCGCTTCTCCGGCGGATCGTCCGGCCTGTCGATTGGCCATGTCTCGCCGGAAGCCGCCGAAGGCGGCCTGATCGGCCTCGTCGAGGAAGGCGACATCATCGAGTTCGACATCCCGAACCGCAAAGTCAACCTCAAGGTCGACGATGCCGAGCTCAAGCGCCGCCGCGCGGAGATGGAAGCCAAGGGCAATGCGGCGTGGAAGCCGGCCGCGCCGCGCAAGCGCGCCGTCTCGACCGCGCTGAAGGCCTATGCGGCGTTCGCAAGCAGCGCGGCGAAGGGTGCCGTGCGCATCCTGCCGGAGTAG
- a CDS encoding adenylate/guanylate cyclase domain-containing protein, producing the protein MQRIEEWLEKLGMPAYAQRFLDNRIDLTVLGDLNDQDLRELGVVLGDRKKMLRAIRELHVPGSLVSPAASPEPIDAAERRQLTVMFCDLVGSTALSTQLDPEDLRKIIGAYHRTCAAVVEQNGGFVAKYMGDGVLVYFGYPHAHEHDAEHAVQAALALVDAVAKLDTAAPGRLEVRVGIATGLVVVGDIVGSGESQERGVVGETPNLAARLQAVAGPGMVVIADATRRLVGDLFLLTSLGAQHLKGLAGPVQAWAVDGRNAIDGRFEALHGRGLGALIARESECASLQRSWSKARTGQGQVVLVSGEAGIGKSRLVTAILEQVAAGAPTQLRYYCSPQHTSTELYPIVRQTERRANFMRDDGLEAKLDKLGAMLGSASILHKALLADLLELANDGRYPAHDLTPPQRRQNTLEAIVTEIQSLARSGPVLIVFEDLHWIDPTSLELLGRLVDAIAALPVLLVATFRTEFVPPWTSRSHVAAMTIARLSAQETEAIINDVVGERLLPAHIRKEIVDRADRVPLFVQEMTKAVLEAGTEAGIVGAVPAAASSVPATLHASLMARLDRLGPAKEVAQMAAVIGREFSHALLASIVPLTDPELSHSLARLVGAGLLFRQGEPPDANYLFNHALVQEAAYGTLLREKRRALHATLAQSIELDFAELADSRPEVLARHCTEAGLFDKAAWLWSKAGRRSLSRSALVEAAEQLARALSSLAALPVTAALRREQITLQIELANALIHTKGHAAAETRAAFDQARALMEHAEKLGETTDDPLLLFAVLYGFWVASRMSFRADVTRELAAQFQALASQRQEKTPVMIGHLLMGISLVLAGDLAVGSVELDRAVALYDGVEHRPLAMRFGHDVLVSALSWRAFSQWALGRSEAAAADAERALREAREFGHAATLMYALSHVSLTLIYRGELAAAAGLADELIRLAGDKGSVFWNSYGVLLRGRVLSLEGQDHAAAEMIEAGISAMRSTGATAYAPWYLSILGAAFARIGRLDDARRCTEDALLKVRESGEAWQEAEAHRIAGEVTLALEPPNVPQAKAHFERSLAVARHQMAKPFEPGSIAGLESLRGRQGRTRS; encoded by the coding sequence ATGCAGCGCATCGAAGAATGGCTTGAGAAGTTGGGCATGCCTGCCTACGCCCAGCGGTTTCTTGACAATCGCATCGATCTCACCGTCTTGGGGGATCTGAACGATCAAGACCTCAGGGAGCTCGGCGTCGTCCTTGGCGATCGCAAGAAGATGCTGCGTGCGATTCGCGAACTCCACGTCCCTGGGAGCCTCGTATCCCCTGCCGCCTCGCCGGAACCCATCGATGCCGCCGAGCGGCGCCAGTTGACCGTCATGTTCTGCGATCTCGTCGGCTCGACGGCGCTATCCACGCAGCTCGATCCGGAGGACTTGCGGAAGATTATCGGCGCATACCACCGGACCTGCGCAGCAGTCGTCGAACAGAACGGCGGGTTCGTCGCAAAATATATGGGCGATGGCGTGCTGGTCTATTTCGGCTACCCACATGCCCACGAGCATGATGCCGAACACGCCGTGCAGGCCGCACTTGCCCTGGTTGACGCGGTCGCGAAACTCGACACGGCGGCGCCGGGTCGGTTGGAGGTGCGCGTCGGGATCGCAACGGGACTGGTCGTTGTTGGGGATATTGTCGGATCCGGAGAGTCGCAAGAGCGCGGGGTCGTCGGCGAAACTCCCAACCTAGCGGCGCGCCTGCAGGCGGTGGCCGGGCCCGGAATGGTAGTGATCGCCGACGCGACGCGGCGATTGGTCGGTGACCTGTTCCTGCTGACCAGCCTCGGGGCACAACATCTCAAGGGCCTCGCCGGCCCGGTCCAGGCCTGGGCCGTCGACGGCAGGAATGCGATCGATGGCCGCTTCGAAGCGTTGCATGGTCGCGGCCTGGGAGCCCTCATCGCACGTGAGTCCGAATGCGCGTCGCTGCAGCGGAGCTGGTCCAAGGCGAGGACAGGCCAGGGCCAAGTCGTTCTCGTTTCCGGTGAGGCGGGCATCGGTAAATCGCGGCTGGTAACGGCCATTCTGGAGCAGGTCGCCGCAGGCGCGCCAACACAGCTGCGCTACTACTGCTCTCCACAGCACACCAGCACTGAACTTTACCCGATCGTCAGGCAGACGGAGCGGCGCGCGAACTTCATGCGCGATGATGGTCTGGAGGCCAAGCTTGACAAGCTCGGCGCCATGCTTGGCTCCGCGTCCATCTTGCATAAGGCGCTGCTTGCCGACCTGCTTGAACTCGCCAATGACGGCCGCTATCCCGCCCATGACCTGACGCCACCGCAGCGCCGTCAAAATACGCTCGAAGCCATTGTGACGGAAATCCAGAGTCTGGCGCGCTCCGGACCCGTCCTTATCGTTTTCGAGGACTTGCACTGGATCGATCCGACCAGCCTTGAATTGCTTGGCCGGCTCGTTGACGCAATTGCCGCGCTTCCAGTGCTGCTGGTTGCAACATTTAGAACCGAATTCGTGCCGCCCTGGACCTCGCGATCTCACGTCGCGGCGATGACGATCGCACGGCTAAGTGCGCAGGAAACAGAGGCGATCATCAACGACGTGGTCGGAGAAAGGCTCCTTCCTGCGCATATCCGCAAGGAAATCGTCGATCGTGCCGATAGGGTACCGTTGTTTGTGCAAGAGATGACCAAAGCGGTGCTGGAGGCGGGCACGGAAGCAGGAATCGTCGGAGCGGTACCGGCCGCAGCGAGCTCGGTGCCAGCTACCCTGCACGCATCGCTAATGGCCCGGCTGGACCGGCTCGGTCCGGCCAAGGAAGTAGCGCAAATGGCGGCCGTGATCGGCCGCGAATTCAGCCATGCGTTGCTGGCCTCGATCGTGCCGTTGACCGATCCGGAGTTGAGCCATTCGCTTGCTCGTCTCGTCGGCGCGGGCTTGCTGTTTCGCCAGGGCGAGCCACCCGATGCAAACTACCTCTTCAACCACGCACTGGTTCAGGAAGCTGCCTATGGGACGCTGTTGCGCGAGAAGCGTCGCGCTCTTCATGCCACCCTTGCCCAGTCCATCGAACTTGATTTCGCAGAGCTGGCCGATAGCCGGCCGGAAGTACTGGCCCGGCATTGCACCGAAGCCGGCCTGTTCGACAAGGCCGCCTGGCTGTGGAGCAAGGCGGGGCGGCGCTCTCTTTCACGATCGGCATTGGTCGAAGCGGCGGAGCAACTCGCTCGCGCGCTGAGCTCGCTGGCTGCGTTGCCTGTGACCGCGGCGCTGCGCCGCGAACAGATCACGCTGCAAATCGAGCTCGCCAATGCTCTGATCCACACCAAAGGCCACGCAGCCGCCGAGACAAGGGCGGCATTCGATCAGGCGCGCGCCTTGATGGAGCATGCGGAGAAGTTGGGAGAGACGACGGACGATCCTCTGCTGCTGTTTGCTGTGCTCTATGGCTTCTGGGTTGCAAGTCGCATGTCATTCCGCGCCGATGTGACGCGAGAGCTCGCCGCGCAATTCCAGGCACTCGCCAGCCAGCGGCAGGAAAAAACGCCCGTCATGATCGGGCATCTATTGATGGGAATTTCCCTGGTCCTCGCCGGGGACCTCGCCGTCGGCTCCGTCGAACTCGATCGCGCCGTTGCCCTGTATGATGGCGTCGAGCACCGCCCGCTCGCGATGCGATTTGGCCATGATGTTCTTGTGTCTGCGTTGTCATGGCGAGCCTTTTCGCAGTGGGCGCTTGGTCGCAGCGAGGCCGCGGCGGCTGACGCGGAACGCGCGCTCCGCGAAGCCCGCGAGTTCGGCCATGCCGCTACGTTGATGTATGCGCTCTCTCACGTTTCGCTTACGTTGATCTACAGGGGTGAGCTCGCCGCGGCAGCCGGGCTCGCTGACGAGCTCATACGGCTGGCAGGCGACAAGGGATCCGTGTTCTGGAATTCCTATGGCGTCCTGTTGCGCGGCCGGGTGCTCTCACTCGAGGGACAGGACCACGCTGCCGCAGAGATGATTGAGGCAGGTATTTCGGCGATGCGATCCACCGGAGCAACAGCGTACGCTCCTTGGTATCTCAGCATTCTGGGTGCGGCATTTGCGCGGATCGGACGGCTCGATGATGCACGGCGATGCACCGAAGACGCTTTGCTGAAAGTCAGGGAAAGCGGCGAGGCTTGGCAGGAGGCGGAAGCCCACCGCATAGCCGGAGAGGTGACGCTGGCCCTTGAACCGCCGAACGTCCCGCAAGCCAAAGCTCATTTTGAACGGTCACTCGCCGTTGCCCGACATCAGATGGCCAAACCCTTTGAGCCGGGGTCGATCGCAGGCTTGGAATCGCTCCGCGGGCGGCAAGGCCGCACACGGAGCTAG